The following proteins are encoded in a genomic region of Triticum dicoccoides isolate Atlit2015 ecotype Zavitan chromosome 1B, WEW_v2.0, whole genome shotgun sequence:
- the LOC119310891 gene encoding ethylene-responsive transcription factor ERF109-like, with amino-acid sequence MEASREYMIRFDCHFEEDPSSAAAEPPLPFAGKVFSPEQEHNVTVAALLHVVSGYTTPAPEFFFPASKQACSACGKDGCLGCEFFGAEAGRAVTASDAPRAAASATAGGPQRRRRNKKNQYRGVRQRPWGKWAAEIRDPRRGVRVWLGTFDTAEDAARAYDRAAVDFRGPRAKLNFSFPEQQQQIGSSGNAAAKSDACSPSPSPRSADEEETGDLLWDGLVDLMKLDESDLCLLLPVDNTSDKFHAPGQRRSGSGVPLCY; translated from the coding sequence ATGGAGGCGAGCCGGGAGTACATGATCCGCTTCGACTGCCACTTCGAGGAGGACCCGAGCTCCGCGGCCGCCGAGCCACCGCTGCCGTTCGCCGGCAAGGTTTTCTCGCCAGAGCAGGAGCACAACGTCACGGTCGCCGCGCTGCTGCACGTCGTCTCCGGGTACACCACGCCGGCGCCGGAGTTCTTCTTCCCGGCGAGCAAGCAGGCGTGCTCGGCGTGCGGGAAGGACGGATGCCTCGGGTGCGAGTTCTTCGGCGCGGAGGCCGGGCGCGCGGTCACGGCATCGGACGCGCCGAGAGCGGCGGCCTCGGCGACCGCTGGCGGGCCGCAGAGGAGGCGGAGGAACAAGAAGAACCAGTACCGCGGCGTCAGGCAGCGGCCGTGGGGCAAGTGGGCGGCGGAGATCCGCGACCCGCGCCGCGGCGTGCGGGTGTGGCTCGGGACCTTCGACACGGCCGAGGACGCCGCCAGGGCCTACGACCGCGCCGCCGTCGACTTCCGCGGCCCGCGCGCGAAGCTCAACTTCTCCTTCcctgagcagcagcagcagataggCAGCAGCGGCAATGCCGCGGCCAAGTCCGACGCGtgctcgccgtcgccttcgccccGCAGCGCGGACGAGGAGGAAACAGGGGACCTGCTCTGGGACGGCTTGGTGGACTTGATGAAGCTGGACGAGAGCGACCTCTGCTTACTGCTCCCGGTCGACAACACTTCGGATAAATTTCACGCACCGGGACAGAGACGATCAGGATCAGGGGTACCCCTCTGCTACTAG